Proteins encoded together in one Penaeus vannamei isolate JL-2024 chromosome 11, ASM4276789v1, whole genome shotgun sequence window:
- the LOC113808547 gene encoding olfactory receptor 11H7: protein MTMGVAFKNFLDTGKYAITSPDVCFAANVLVSSYRSVACSSIFLMALERYVTIRKPLTHCYILTGRRIWLSISGTWVLAFSFAAGLFAHRLAFRAPSRISFCSLDLFEVRRVNAAQICFGSCLYACVLAIYVHLQVIARRHLRIIEEERRSFGLAQYQRNVKRSSIALRITLFILSVDVPIYIMNVLLWVSPTGDGEKYMKGIIMLLVVSQILQPLFYSLLSSDFRKSLHSLFGRNRVGPEVGGVPCAPRLPGAWLASQAASDDSV from the coding sequence ATGACGATGGGCGTGGCCTTCAAGAACTTCCTGGACACCGGCAAGTACGCCATCACCAGCCCCGACGTCTGCTTCGCCGCCAACGTGCTCGTCTCCAGCTACCGCTCGGTGGCCTGCTCCTCCATCTTCCTGATGGCGCTCGAGCGCTACGTCACCATCAGGAAGCCGCTCACCCACTGCTACATCCTGACGGGCAGGAGGATCTGGCTGTCCATCTCGGGCACGTGGGTCCTGGCCTTCTCGTTCGCGGCCGGGCTCTTCGCGCACCGGCTGGCGTTCAGGGCGCCGTCCAGGATCTCCTTCTGCAGCCTCGATCTCTTCGAGGTGAGGAGGGTCAACGCCGCCCAGATCTGCTTCGGGTCGTGCCTGTACGCGTGCGTCCTCGCCATCTATGTCCACCTGCAAGTGATCGCGCGGCGGCACCTGAGGATcatcgaggaggagaggaggtcctTCGGGCTGGCGCAGTACCAGAGGAACGTCAAGCGGTCCAGCATCGCCCTCAGGATCACGCTCTTCATCCTGTCGGTGGACGTCCCGATCTACATCATGAACGTGCTCCTGTGGGTCAGCCCGACGGGCGACGGCGAGAAGTACATGAAGGGCATCATCATGCTGCTCGTGGTCAGCCAGATCCTGCAGCcgctcttctactccctcctctcgtccGACTTCCGGAAGAGCCTGCACTCGCTCTTCGGGAGGAACCGGGTGGGGCCGGAGGTCGGGGGCGTCCCGTGCGCCCCGAGGCTCCCAGGGGCGTGGCTCGCGTCGCAGGCCGCGTCCGATGATTCAGTCTAG
- the LOC113808548 gene encoding uncharacterized protein isoform X2 produces the protein MAEDCENEGAKLRGSPQLQPSSAKFEVESPIILHVDFPKIALKNVKFADISLVGDHILAVSFSSVAEFFQKLDLLSLEDFSRSFMERLVNFCQTPGNLQSSRALLPFQTTCKDTFRSAAVVLCIKLRSKAILAQGLPPSYDEQKATSVSALHASHVSIQPYLKDSLKESAREDSQYCKLLYTLKQDFPFTLKQREKLMSLAVVGGYTDIVELLSRREICVSDIHFKLAAKYGRVHTARLLMKLRWNSDLLRAEAEDYGNNAIVNNRCLRLISRNDMSRRYFSLLSAISMGGKIFANDIEDKAARVELVKTVTSLLATGTPLEFCGSFIGSALLLAISTNSTPLLPLLLAAGAPLTATTSGLGPLQLAWVTPGVTPWVSVVVARAIRLKLRVEMDFSPENPMEKMLKSGISDLLQHLEGVKPWKAKFNSAKNNPKHLTQLLVTACKRGATTSAWWVWQAGGSPASPVPSVSALQAALNPEQPHLDTARALIIQMGSNPFLPGEDGSLLFSNMPVEFRKQLLQDSLVREHRCLYMKMAKERHHRNRQKVIDLQRLIVLQILLYILYEMRSEGTSYPSLQDLLTCSELGLTGNQEEELHVINEEWITSLIRKLDADCEGKNTSGSLGKDEEDEFYELSECIRLFSKRKRKSSEYSIKHKHECLDLLYKKALMMCSEENLTAFLYLLVSVAGVHANEEVDPICGTQALHHAAMHGNLSIAMSLVCFGCSKKARDHGRNTPAHYAFMAGHEEVAQFLTDGIENEVNSRELRPYDMFEGYNTYLEQQSLTLLHRSRKEQEIYNDGKTLTERHLQHLRETWEANGGLIKTIKDIHVDFTKGESFEIKQAITRVAEDLISEIAKVNKFFEGDLVGVGSAADDTRLFCPDEYDFNLVLRNMSGHPGGGLKIELQNSPESERVQKDIALSAERDDLENLMDGSNFIDTFYNTAKDCLKNLRLDDERLIFISAGIKSTQIGINLRMAWMGQEFPLLMIDVDIVPTVEAPWPQHHPQPPLTPSDTNTVFLSNTTRKEWRFSFGAAENHIMRKLSNCQRRVFLGCKLLLSSLKVSWWMPNETKRQFTFWDKKAFRLSVPAGFVLKNVFFEELEDVQDADLWTDDHLLDRMKSVFGRMCADHSDPKCQMPRKVMAYFGGDTQLPSFARGAPDILTFLRSLDAVPIQPSSKVM, from the exons ATGGCTGAGGACTGCGAAAACGAGGGCGCCAAG CTGCGCGGCTCGCCTCAACTTCAACCTTCCTCAGCAAAATTTGAAGTAGAATCGCCCATTATTCTTCATGTGGACTTTCCAAAGATTGCTCTAAAAAATGTAAAGTTTGCGGACATCTCACTTGTCGGAGATCATATTCTAGCAGTCAGTTTCTCCAGCGTAGCCGAGTTTTTCCAGAAA CTGGACTTACTTAGCCTAGAGGACTTCTCACGGTCTTTTATGGAGAGGCTGGTAAACTTCTGCCAAACTCCAGGAAATTTACAGTCTTCAAGAGCACTTTTGCCATTCCAAACAACTTGCAAAG aCACATTTAGAAGTGCAGCAGTCGTTCTTTGTATAAAGTTAAGAAGCAAAGCCATACTTGCACAAGGATTACCGCCTTCTTATGATGAGCAAAAGGCCACATCAGTTTCAGCGCTTCATGCCAGTCACGTGTCCATCCAGCCCTACCTGAAGGATTCCCTGAAGGAGTCTGCTCGAGAGGATTCCCAGTACTGTAAACTTCTGTACACACTCAAGCAAGACTTTCCTTTTACccttaaacaaagagaaaaacttATGTCTTTAGCAGTTGTTGGGGGCTACACAGACATTGTTGAGCTTCTCTCACGAAGAGAAATCTGTGTCTCAGATATCCATTTCAAACTGGCCGCAAAATACGGGCGAGTCCACACGGCTAGGTTGCTCATGAAGCTGAGATGGAACTCTGACTTACTTCGAGCCGAAGCTGAGGACTATGGGAATAATGCCATTG TGAATAATAGATGTTTAAGATTAATT AGTCGCAACGACATGTCCAGACGATACTTCAGTCTTCTCAGCGCAATTTCCATGGGTGGGAAAATCTTTGCAAATGATATAGAAGACAAGGCAGCAAGAGTCGAGCTGGTAAAGACTGTGACATCACTGCTTGCAACCGGAACGCCTCTCGAATTTTGTGGATCCTTCATCGGCAGTGCTCTCCTCCTCGCCATTTCCACCAACAGCACACCACTTCTTCCCCTGTTGTTGGCTGCAGGGGCTCCTCTCACTGCTACCACCTCCGGTCTCGGACCCCTTCAACTGGCATGGGTCACTCCAGGGGTAACACCTTGGGTCAGTGTAGTGGTGGCAAGG GCCATCCGGCTTAAGCTGAGAGTAGAAATGGACTTCTCGCCTGAAAACCCCATGGAAAAGATGTTAAAATCGGGCATAAGTGATCTGTTACAACATCTGGAAGGAGTGAAACCCTGGAAAGCAAAGTTCAATAGTGCCAAGAACAACCCTAAACATCTTACCCAGTTGCTGGTCACAGCCTGCAAGCGGGGGGCTACCACCTCTGCCTGGTGGGTGTGGCAGGCAGGGGGTAGCCCTGCTTCACCCGTCCCTTCTGTCTCAGCCCTCCAAGCAGCACTTAACCCCGAGCAGCCTCACTTGGACACGGCAAGGGCGCTTATCATCCAGATGGGGAGTAATCCTTTCTTGCCGGGCGAAGATGGTTCACTCCTCTTCAGTAACATGCCGGTGGAGTTTCGGAAGCAACTGTTGCAG GATTCTCTTGTACGGGAGCACCGGTGCCTGTACATGAAGATGGCAAAGGAACGACaccacagaaacagacaaaaagtcATTGATCTCCAACGTCTCATAGTTCTGCAGATTCTTCTTTACATTCTGTACGAAATGCGCAGCGAAGGAACATCTTACCCTTCCCTGCAAGACCTGCTGACATGTAGTGAGTTGGGGTTAACGGGGAATCAAGAGGAAGAATTGCATGTTATCAATGAAGAATGGATCACAAGCCTTATCAGGAAACTTGATGCTGATTGTGAAGGCAAGAATACATCTGGTTCACTCGgcaaggatgaagaggatgaattCTATGAATTATCTGAATGCATAAGGTTGttctccaaaagaaaaagaaaaagcagtgaATATAGCATCAAACACAAACATGAATGCCTCGACCTTCTCTACAAAAAAGCACTTATGATGTGTAGTGAAGAAAATCTTACTGCATTCCTTTATTTGCTAGTCAGTGTGGCAGGGGTTCATGCAAACGAGGAAGTTGATCCTATATGTGGCACGCAAGCTCTTCATCACGCCGCCATGCATGGTAACCTGTCCATAGCAATGTCACTGGTCTGCTTTGGGTGTTCTAAAAAAGCAAGAGATCATGGCAGAAACACGCCCGCGCACTATGCCTTTATGGCAGGTCATGAGGAAGTTGCTCAGTTTCTCACAGATGGCATTGAAAATGAGGTAAATAGCCGTGAGCTACGACCATATGACATGTTTGAGGGTTACAACACCTATCTTGAGCAGCAGAGTCTCACTCTTCTACATAGGAGTAGAAAAGAACAGGAAATATATAATGACGGTAAAACGTTAACCGAACGTCATCTTCAACATCTCAGAGAGACATGGGAAGCCAATGGGGGTCTCATCAAAACAATTAAGGATATTCATGTGGACTTTACAAAGGGAGAGTCTTTCGAAATCAAACAAGCCATCACAAGAGTAGCTGAAGACCTCATTTCTGAAATTGCCAAAGTCAACAAGTTCTTTGAGGGAGACCTTGTCGGTGTCGGGAGTGCTGCAGATGATACTAGACTGTTCTGTCCAGACGAATATGACTTCAATCTTGTTTTGAGAAACATGAGTGGTCACCCGGGAGGTGGTCTCAAAATTGAGCTTCAGAATTCCCCTGAAAGTGAAAGAGTACAGAAAGACATAGCATTATCAGCTGAAAGGGATGACCTTGAAAATCTTATGGATGGGTCTAATTTCATTGATACATTTTATAACACAGCAAAGGATTGTTTGAAAAACTTGAGGCTTGATGATGAAAGGCTCATCTTCATCTCTGCTGGCATCAAGAGCACTCAGATAGGCATTAATTTGCGCATGGCATGGATGGGCCAAGAGTTCCCTCTCCTGATGATAGACGTGGATATAGTTCCAACAGTCGAGGCGCCTTGGCCCCAACACCACCCAcagccccctctcactccctcagaCACGAACACAGTTTTTCTTAGCAACACGACTAGGAAAGAATGGAGATTTTCCTTCGGTGCTGCAGAAAACCACATCATGAGAAAACTTAGTAATTGTCAGAGAAGAGTGTTCCTGGGCTGTAAATTGCTTTTGTCATCACTTAAGGTATCATGGTGGATGCCAAACGAGACCAAGAGACAGTTCACTTTCTGGGACAAAAAAGCATTTCGACTCTCGGTTCCTGCAGGCTTTGTTTTGAAGAATGTGTTTTTCGAAGAACTTGAGGATGTGCAAGATGCAGATCTCTGGACAGACGACCATCTTTTGGATAGAATGAAGTCAGTCTTCGGCCGCATGTGTGCAGATCATAGTGATCCTAAATGCCAAATGCCACGCAAGGTGATGGCCTATTTTGGAGGTGACACCCAGCTCCCGTCATTTGCACGCGGAGCCCCAGATATTCTAACGTTCCTAAGGTCATTAGATGCCGTACCAATCCAGCCTAGTTCTAAAGTAATGTGA
- the LOC113808548 gene encoding uncharacterized protein isoform X1, producing the protein MAEDCENEGAKLRGSPQLQPSSAKFEVESPIILHVDFPKIALKNVKFADISLVGDHILAVSFSSVAEFFQKLDLLSLEDFSRSFMERLVNFCQTPGNLQSSRALLPFQTTCKDTFRSAAVVLCIKLRSKAILAQGLPPSYDEQKATSVSALHASHVSIQPYLKDSLKESAREDSQYCKLLYTLKQDFPFTLKQREKLMSLAVVGGYTDIVELLSRREICVSDIHFKLAAKYGRVHTARLLMKLRWNSDLLRAEAEDYGNNAIVQLATKHELPSKSSFQDKWNKIEDKYNKEWQRVTREILKFNDVQRLREFIVNNINFIHYQDHKGLTPLHVAAERGHELCVKELLEHGALPNARATDLKTPADLANSQGHRKIAKVIEAKIQVEDNEKQSRNDMSRRYFSLLSAISMGGKIFANDIEDKAARVELVKTVTSLLATGTPLEFCGSFIGSALLLAISTNSTPLLPLLLAAGAPLTATTSGLGPLQLAWVTPGVTPWVSVVVARAIRLKLRVEMDFSPENPMEKMLKSGISDLLQHLEGVKPWKAKFNSAKNNPKHLTQLLVTACKRGATTSAWWVWQAGGSPASPVPSVSALQAALNPEQPHLDTARALIIQMGSNPFLPGEDGSLLFSNMPVEFRKQLLQDSLVREHRCLYMKMAKERHHRNRQKVIDLQRLIVLQILLYILYEMRSEGTSYPSLQDLLTCSELGLTGNQEEELHVINEEWITSLIRKLDADCEGKNTSGSLGKDEEDEFYELSECIRLFSKRKRKSSEYSIKHKHECLDLLYKKALMMCSEENLTAFLYLLVSVAGVHANEEVDPICGTQALHHAAMHGNLSIAMSLVCFGCSKKARDHGRNTPAHYAFMAGHEEVAQFLTDGIENEVNSRELRPYDMFEGYNTYLEQQSLTLLHRSRKEQEIYNDGKTLTERHLQHLRETWEANGGLIKTIKDIHVDFTKGESFEIKQAITRVAEDLISEIAKVNKFFEGDLVGVGSAADDTRLFCPDEYDFNLVLRNMSGHPGGGLKIELQNSPESERVQKDIALSAERDDLENLMDGSNFIDTFYNTAKDCLKNLRLDDERLIFISAGIKSTQIGINLRMAWMGQEFPLLMIDVDIVPTVEAPWPQHHPQPPLTPSDTNTVFLSNTTRKEWRFSFGAAENHIMRKLSNCQRRVFLGCKLLLSSLKVSWWMPNETKRQFTFWDKKAFRLSVPAGFVLKNVFFEELEDVQDADLWTDDHLLDRMKSVFGRMCADHSDPKCQMPRKVMAYFGGDTQLPSFARGAPDILTFLRSLDAVPIQPSSKVM; encoded by the exons ATGGCTGAGGACTGCGAAAACGAGGGCGCCAAG CTGCGCGGCTCGCCTCAACTTCAACCTTCCTCAGCAAAATTTGAAGTAGAATCGCCCATTATTCTTCATGTGGACTTTCCAAAGATTGCTCTAAAAAATGTAAAGTTTGCGGACATCTCACTTGTCGGAGATCATATTCTAGCAGTCAGTTTCTCCAGCGTAGCCGAGTTTTTCCAGAAA CTGGACTTACTTAGCCTAGAGGACTTCTCACGGTCTTTTATGGAGAGGCTGGTAAACTTCTGCCAAACTCCAGGAAATTTACAGTCTTCAAGAGCACTTTTGCCATTCCAAACAACTTGCAAAG aCACATTTAGAAGTGCAGCAGTCGTTCTTTGTATAAAGTTAAGAAGCAAAGCCATACTTGCACAAGGATTACCGCCTTCTTATGATGAGCAAAAGGCCACATCAGTTTCAGCGCTTCATGCCAGTCACGTGTCCATCCAGCCCTACCTGAAGGATTCCCTGAAGGAGTCTGCTCGAGAGGATTCCCAGTACTGTAAACTTCTGTACACACTCAAGCAAGACTTTCCTTTTACccttaaacaaagagaaaaacttATGTCTTTAGCAGTTGTTGGGGGCTACACAGACATTGTTGAGCTTCTCTCACGAAGAGAAATCTGTGTCTCAGATATCCATTTCAAACTGGCCGCAAAATACGGGCGAGTCCACACGGCTAGGTTGCTCATGAAGCTGAGATGGAACTCTGACTTACTTCGAGCCGAAGCTGAGGACTATGGGAATAATGCCATTGTGCAACTGGCCACTAAGCATGAACTTCCTTCCAAAAGCAGTTTCCAAGACAAATGG AACAAAATCGAAGACAAATACAACAAAGAATGGCAGAGGGTCACCAGGGAGATCTTGAAGTTTAACGACGTCCAGCGTTTGCGCGAATTCATCGTAAACAACATTAACTTCATTCACTACCAGGACCACAAAGGACTCACGCCGCTCCACGTGGCGGCTGAACGGGGTCATGAGCTTTGCGTGAAGGAGCTCCTGGAACACGGCGCCTTGCCCAATGCACGCGCTACCGACCTCAAGACCCCCGCTGACCTCGCAAACTCTCAGGGCCACCGGAAGATAGCAAAGGTCATAGAGGCAAAGATCCAAGTCGAGGACAATGAAAAGCAG AGTCGCAACGACATGTCCAGACGATACTTCAGTCTTCTCAGCGCAATTTCCATGGGTGGGAAAATCTTTGCAAATGATATAGAAGACAAGGCAGCAAGAGTCGAGCTGGTAAAGACTGTGACATCACTGCTTGCAACCGGAACGCCTCTCGAATTTTGTGGATCCTTCATCGGCAGTGCTCTCCTCCTCGCCATTTCCACCAACAGCACACCACTTCTTCCCCTGTTGTTGGCTGCAGGGGCTCCTCTCACTGCTACCACCTCCGGTCTCGGACCCCTTCAACTGGCATGGGTCACTCCAGGGGTAACACCTTGGGTCAGTGTAGTGGTGGCAAGG GCCATCCGGCTTAAGCTGAGAGTAGAAATGGACTTCTCGCCTGAAAACCCCATGGAAAAGATGTTAAAATCGGGCATAAGTGATCTGTTACAACATCTGGAAGGAGTGAAACCCTGGAAAGCAAAGTTCAATAGTGCCAAGAACAACCCTAAACATCTTACCCAGTTGCTGGTCACAGCCTGCAAGCGGGGGGCTACCACCTCTGCCTGGTGGGTGTGGCAGGCAGGGGGTAGCCCTGCTTCACCCGTCCCTTCTGTCTCAGCCCTCCAAGCAGCACTTAACCCCGAGCAGCCTCACTTGGACACGGCAAGGGCGCTTATCATCCAGATGGGGAGTAATCCTTTCTTGCCGGGCGAAGATGGTTCACTCCTCTTCAGTAACATGCCGGTGGAGTTTCGGAAGCAACTGTTGCAG GATTCTCTTGTACGGGAGCACCGGTGCCTGTACATGAAGATGGCAAAGGAACGACaccacagaaacagacaaaaagtcATTGATCTCCAACGTCTCATAGTTCTGCAGATTCTTCTTTACATTCTGTACGAAATGCGCAGCGAAGGAACATCTTACCCTTCCCTGCAAGACCTGCTGACATGTAGTGAGTTGGGGTTAACGGGGAATCAAGAGGAAGAATTGCATGTTATCAATGAAGAATGGATCACAAGCCTTATCAGGAAACTTGATGCTGATTGTGAAGGCAAGAATACATCTGGTTCACTCGgcaaggatgaagaggatgaattCTATGAATTATCTGAATGCATAAGGTTGttctccaaaagaaaaagaaaaagcagtgaATATAGCATCAAACACAAACATGAATGCCTCGACCTTCTCTACAAAAAAGCACTTATGATGTGTAGTGAAGAAAATCTTACTGCATTCCTTTATTTGCTAGTCAGTGTGGCAGGGGTTCATGCAAACGAGGAAGTTGATCCTATATGTGGCACGCAAGCTCTTCATCACGCCGCCATGCATGGTAACCTGTCCATAGCAATGTCACTGGTCTGCTTTGGGTGTTCTAAAAAAGCAAGAGATCATGGCAGAAACACGCCCGCGCACTATGCCTTTATGGCAGGTCATGAGGAAGTTGCTCAGTTTCTCACAGATGGCATTGAAAATGAGGTAAATAGCCGTGAGCTACGACCATATGACATGTTTGAGGGTTACAACACCTATCTTGAGCAGCAGAGTCTCACTCTTCTACATAGGAGTAGAAAAGAACAGGAAATATATAATGACGGTAAAACGTTAACCGAACGTCATCTTCAACATCTCAGAGAGACATGGGAAGCCAATGGGGGTCTCATCAAAACAATTAAGGATATTCATGTGGACTTTACAAAGGGAGAGTCTTTCGAAATCAAACAAGCCATCACAAGAGTAGCTGAAGACCTCATTTCTGAAATTGCCAAAGTCAACAAGTTCTTTGAGGGAGACCTTGTCGGTGTCGGGAGTGCTGCAGATGATACTAGACTGTTCTGTCCAGACGAATATGACTTCAATCTTGTTTTGAGAAACATGAGTGGTCACCCGGGAGGTGGTCTCAAAATTGAGCTTCAGAATTCCCCTGAAAGTGAAAGAGTACAGAAAGACATAGCATTATCAGCTGAAAGGGATGACCTTGAAAATCTTATGGATGGGTCTAATTTCATTGATACATTTTATAACACAGCAAAGGATTGTTTGAAAAACTTGAGGCTTGATGATGAAAGGCTCATCTTCATCTCTGCTGGCATCAAGAGCACTCAGATAGGCATTAATTTGCGCATGGCATGGATGGGCCAAGAGTTCCCTCTCCTGATGATAGACGTGGATATAGTTCCAACAGTCGAGGCGCCTTGGCCCCAACACCACCCAcagccccctctcactccctcagaCACGAACACAGTTTTTCTTAGCAACACGACTAGGAAAGAATGGAGATTTTCCTTCGGTGCTGCAGAAAACCACATCATGAGAAAACTTAGTAATTGTCAGAGAAGAGTGTTCCTGGGCTGTAAATTGCTTTTGTCATCACTTAAGGTATCATGGTGGATGCCAAACGAGACCAAGAGACAGTTCACTTTCTGGGACAAAAAAGCATTTCGACTCTCGGTTCCTGCAGGCTTTGTTTTGAAGAATGTGTTTTTCGAAGAACTTGAGGATGTGCAAGATGCAGATCTCTGGACAGACGACCATCTTTTGGATAGAATGAAGTCAGTCTTCGGCCGCATGTGTGCAGATCATAGTGATCCTAAATGCCAAATGCCACGCAAGGTGATGGCCTATTTTGGAGGTGACACCCAGCTCCCGTCATTTGCACGCGGAGCCCCAGATATTCTAACGTTCCTAAGGTCATTAGATGCCGTACCAATCCAGCCTAGTTCTAAAGTAATGTGA